The genomic region CACGGACACGTCGGCCTACCCGATCCCGCTGCTCTCCTACGACGTGCTCTGCAAGTCGTTCAAGGACGCGACCCAGGGCAAGATCACCTCGGCCTACCTCGGCTTCGTGGTGAGCAAGACGGGCCAGGAGATCGGCGCCAAGAACGCCGGCGCGGCCCCGCTGCCCTCCTCCTTCCTGACCAAGGCCGCCAAGACGCTCGCGTCGGTGAAGTAGCCTCGGCCTCGATCGACTGAACCACCGGCATCCGCCCCGTTTCCGACACGCTGTCAGAGAGAGTGAAGTGACAGAGAACACCGCTGTGCGACCTCAGCTCACGACCGTGTCAGGAAACCGGGCGGATGCCGCGGGTCAGGGCCCGAAGCGCCCGAACGGCGATCGCCGCTCGGCCAAGGTGAAGTCCAGGCCCGCCGACCGCATCTTCCGGTTTCTGAGCACGGGATCCGCCGGCCTGATCATGGTGATCCTGGCCGGCGTCGCCCTGTTCCTCATCATCAAGGCCGCGCCGGCCATCGGCGCGAACTGGTCCACCTCCCAGGACCTCTCCGGCGGCACGACCCACGGGTTCAGCTCGTTCTGGTCGTACGTCGGCCCGCTTCTCTGGGGCACGCTGTGGTCGTCGCTGATCGCGCTCGTGCTCGGCGCTCCGGTCGCGATCGGCATCGCCCTCTTCATCTCGCACTATGCACCGCGCCGGCTCGCAGGCATCCTCGGCTACCTGGTCGACCTGCTGGCAGCCGTGCCGTCGGTGGTCTTCGGCCTGTGGGGCATCTTCGTCATCAGGCCGTTCATCATCCCGTTCCAGGACTGGCTCAATCAGTATCTGGGCTGGATCCCGCTCTTCTCCGGCCAGGCCTCGCGCACCGGATCGACGATGCTCGCCGGCGGAATCGTGGTCGCCGTGATGATCCTGCCGATCATCACCTCGATCTCCCGCGAGATCTTCCTTCAGACTCCGCGCCTGCACGAGGAGGCTGCGCTCGCTCTGGGCTCCACGAAGTGGGAGATGATTCGGCTCGCCGTCTTCCCGTACGCACGCAGCGGCGTCGTCAGCGCCGTGCTGCTCGGCCTCGGCCGCGCCATGGGCGAGACGATGGCCATCGCCATGATCGTCTCCCCGATGATCGGCTTCTCCGTCAGGATCATCACCGACACCCAGAACTCGCAGACCATCGCGGCGAACGCGGCACTCAACTTCCCGGAGTCGAACCCGCTGCAGCGCGACGCGCTGATCGCGACGGGTCTCGCTCTGTTCGTCATCTCGTTCGGCGTGAACTTCGTCGCACGCTGGATCATCGCCCGCACCGGCGGCCTCAGCAAGCGCAAGCTGAAGGCCGTCGGCCAGCTTCCGCCCACCGACCCGACCTCGGCGCTCACCGACGACGCCACGGCGAGCCCGCTGCACGTGCGTTCCGAGATCGCAGCCGAAGACCTCGAAACCGGCGACGATCGCAGTGAGCTGTCCCTAGAGGAGAACCCGGACCGATGACTCAGGCCACTGTCTCCAACGGCCGCCGCCCGCGCGGCCCGGTGCCGAATGCGCTCACGTCAGCGCAGCTGCCGCGCTTCGTGGAGCTGTACACGTTGGCCGGCGCTCTCGCCGTCAGCGCAGCGGTGCTGGCCATGACCGGGTTCAGCATCGCCGGCTGGCTGATTCTGTCCGCCCCGCTCTATCTGGTGGGCATCGGCATCCTCTCCACCGTCGTGGAGAGCCGCAGGAAGGCGACCGACCGCGTCATCCGCGGACTCGTGACCATCGCGTTCCTGCTCGCGCTGATCCCGCTCATCTCAGTGCTGATCACGGTCGTCACGGGCGGTGCCCCCGCACTGACGTGGGACTTCATCACGAAGACCGGCGGCAGCGTGTTCGACCCCAAGACGCTCAAGGTCACTGTCGTGCAGGGCGCATGGGCCGCCGTCGTGGGCACGCTCATCATCACCGGCATCACCTCGCTCATCTCCATTCCGATCGGCATCATGGCGGCCATCTATCTGGTGGAATACGCGCAGCCGAAGCAGTGGATGGCGCGCACGATCACGTTCCTCGTCGACGTGATGACGGGCATCCCGTCGATCGTCGCCGGTCTCTTCGCGTTCGCCTTGTTCACCCTGATCGTCGGCCCGAAGGCGTTCAGCGGATTCTCCGCGTCGGTCGCGCTGTCGGTGCTGATGATCCCGATCGTGATCCGCTCCACCGAGGAGATGCTCAAGCTCGTCTCGCACGATCTGCGCGAGGCATCCTTCGCCCTCGGCGTCTCGAAGTTCTCCACGATCGTGCGCATCGTGCTGCCGACCGCCATTGCGGGGATCATCACCGGTGTGATGCTGGCCATCTCCCGCGTCATCGGAGAGACGGCGCCCATCTTCATCGCTGCGAGCTTCACCGACAACCTCAACGTGAACCCGTTCGCGAACCCGATGCAGACGCTCGCCGTCATGGCGTACTCGAACTACAAGTTCCCATCGCAGAACATCGCGGAGTCCTTCCAGTCCGCGTGGGGGGCAGCGCTGCTGCTGGTCATCCTCGTCGTCATCCTCAACCTCATCGCACGTATCGTGGCCAGGGTGTTCGCGCCCAAGGGTCTCAGGTAGACCCAGGCAGAACGCGACCCGAACAGGAGCAAGCGTGTCCAAGCGCATCAACGTGAACGACCTCAACGTCTACTACAGCGAGTTCCTCGCCGTCGAAGACGTGAGCATGACGATCGAGCCGCGCACCGTCACGGCCTTCATCGGCCCGAGCGGTTGCGGCAAGTCGACCTTCTTGCGCACGCTCAACCGCATGCACGAGGTGATCCCCGGCGCCCACGTCAAGGGCGAGGTGCTGATCGACGGCGACAACCTCTACGCGCCGGGCGTCGACCCCGTGCTGGTGCGCCGCCAGGTGGGCATGGTGTTCCAGCGGGCCAATCCGTTCCCCACCATGTCCATTCGCGACAACGTGCTCGCGGGCGTCAAGCTCAACAGCCGCCGCATGTCCAAGAGCGACCAGGACGACCTCGTCGAGACGTCGCTGCAGGGCGCGAATCTCTGGAACGAGGTGAAGGATCGCCTCCACCTGCCCGGATCCGGGCTGTCCGGCGGTCAGCAGCAGCGTCTGTGCATCGCGCGGGCGATCGCGGTCTCCCCCGACATCCTTCTCATGGACGAGCCGTGCTCCGCTCTCGACCCGATCTCCACGTTGGCGATCGAAGACCTCATCGAGGAGTTGAAGAAGGAGTACACGATCGTCATCGTGACTCACAACATGCAGCAGGCCACGCGCGTCTCCGATCGCACCGCCTTCTTCAACATCGCGGGCACCGGCAGGCCGGGCAAGCTCATCGAGTACGACGACACCGCGACCATCTTCACGAAGCCATCCGTGCAGGCCACCGAGGACTACGTCTCGGGCCGATTCGGGTGATCCGCATCCGGTAAACTTGTCGGCGGCCGGGCCGCAGTAACCCCGGGCTCCATCATTCGCCGCTTCGAGCGGCCTCGCGCCGAGAGGCGTTCTGCGGCCTGGCTGTTTCTTTTGTGCGCGGGCACCCCAACCCGCGCACCGCAGTCAGGTCCGCGAATGACTGGGTTCGGCGGCGTCCACGCCGCCGCCTCGGGGAGCGGGTCACCTTTGCGCCTCCACGTCGGCGACACTGCGCCGGGTCCTTCGCATCGGGCCGGACCTTGCGGCGTCGGCAGGGCACAGCGGGGATGCATCTTCGCCTCGTTAGACTCGCACGGCCATGTCCGCGCACAGCTATTCCGAGGTCGCCCCTCTGCCGGCTCCGACGCAGGGCCGACGCCATCTGGCCGGCCTCGACGGGCTGCGCGCACTCGCCGTGCTGGCCGTGATCGCGTATCACTACGCGCCGGCCGGAATGCCCGGCGGGTTCATCGGCGTCGACGTGTTCTTCGTGATCAGCGGCTTTCTCATCACCGGTCTGCTCGTCGGCTCGATCGGCCGCAGAGAACCCATGGGCCGGTTCTGGCTGCGCCGGGCCAGGCGACTGCTTCCGGCGCTCGTCATCGTCGTACTCGTGTGCTCCACCGCCGCGCTCTTCGTGGGCGGCGACGTGCTCGCCGGCATCGGCTCGCAGATCGGCGGCGCCTTCACCTTCAGCAGCAACTGGGTATACATCGCCCTCGACCAGAGCTACTTCACCGCTGACGCCCCTCAGCTCTTCCGCAACCTCTGGTCGCTGGCCGTCGAGGAGCAGTTCTACCTGCTGTGGCCGCTGCTGGCCGTGCTGCTGCTGACGAGGATGCCCCGCCGCGGTCGCGCCATCCTGCCGATCGTGCTCGCGTTCGTCTCGGTGCTGCTCATGGTCGTGCTGTATCCGCAGGGCGGCGACCCCAGCCGCGTGTACTACGGCACCGACACCCACTTCTTCGGCCTCGCGCTCGGGGCGGCCCTCGCCCTGATGCTCGACGGCTCCGCGCGCTGGGACCCCTACGGCACCGAGAGCGGCGGCGAGCGCTTCACCCGCAGGTGGGCGCCGGCGATCGGCGTGCTGGCGCTGGCGCTGCTCGCCGTCTACGCCGTCTTCGTGCCCGACACCAGCCCTTTCAACTACGACGGCGGGCTGCTGCTGGTCTCGCTGCTCGCAGCGGCGCTCGTCTGGTCGGTGACGCGTTCCGGCTCCGTGCTCGGCCGGGTGCTCGACATGCGACCGCTGCGCGCCATCGGCGTGCGCTCCTACGGGCTCTACCTCTGGCACTGGCCGGTGTTCGTGCTCGTCACCGCCGCCTTCGCCGTCCGGACCGATGCCTCCCCGTGGACGGTCTCGCTCATCGCTCTCGCGATCAGCGCCGTCGCCACGTGGCTCTCCTACCGGTTCATCGAGACGCCGGTGCGCACCAAGGGCTTCGGGGTGCTGTCGCGGCCGTTCAGCGGTGCGTGGCGCGGAAGGCCGGCGCTGCTCGCTGCGACGGGTGCGGCATCCGTTCTGCTCGTCGTCGGGGTGGTCGGCACGTCAGCCGCCGCGATCGAGGGCACCAAGGGCACGGCGGCTCAACAGCAGATCGAGGCGGGGCAGCGGGCGATCGAGCAGGCGCGCCGCTCGCCGCCGCCTGCACCGACCGCGCCACCCAGCGGTCGGACCGGGTCGACGCCCGCCCCGTTGCCGTCGAAACCGGCACCGGCGAGTTCTCCGAGCGCGGCACCTGCCACCGTGACCCCGCCCACTCCGCGCGATGGAAGCCAGATCTCCGCGATCGGCGATTCCGTGATGCTCGCCTCGGCACCGGCGCTCGTGCAGGCGTTTCCCGGCATCGACATCGACGCGGTCGTCTCGCGGTCTCCGAGGGACGCGCCCGGCATCCTCGCGCAGAAGGCCAAGGCGGGAACGCTGCGCAGCACCGTCATCATCGGCCTGGGCACCAACGGCTACCTGGGCACCGGCACCCTCGATCGCGATCTCGCCGCGGTAGGACCCGACCGACGCATCGTGTTCGTCAACATCTACGCGGACCGGCCCTGGCTGGGCGAGGTCGACGACGATCTCGCTGCGTTCGTCACGGCGCACCCGAACACGACGGCGCTCGCGGACTGGCACGACGCGATCGCGAGCCACGTCAACCTGCTCGGTCCCGACCACATCCATCCGGGTGGCGAGGGCGGGGTACTCTATGCCTCGTGCGTGGCATCCGCGCTCGATCGCCTGCGCTGACCGACGCGACATCGGCCTCAGTCGAGCGAATCGCTGCGCCAGAGCGACGCGGCGGTGGTGAGCTCCGATGCGAACTCCGAGAATCGCAACGCTCGTATCGTGAGCACACTGGCCCGCTCGGGTTCGGTGGGCTCCGCGTCGTCGGCGAGGCTCGTGCACCCCACAGCGCTCACTCGGCAGAAGGCCGCCGCGCGTTCGAGCGCCACGGCGAAGTCGCCCTCGAAGACGCCGCGCAGAATTCGGTCGGCCAGTTCGATGATCTCGCTCGGCCCGGTGGGCGTCTCTGCGCCGGCCACCACGGAGTCGATGGACTGCAGCGTCTCGCTGCCGCGTTGGAACTGCAGGCTCGTGGCGTGCGGATCCTCGCGGATGGCGAGTCTGAGCAGGTAGATGCGCCACAAGGCGCCGGGCAGGCTGAACGCGCCGGCCCTCGACCAGAGTTCGGCGATCGCGTCGATGCCGTTGTCGTCGGTGTAGGACACGAGCCTCGACACGATCTCGGGATCGGGATGCCTGCGCACGCGCTCGAGCAGCGCCGCTGCGGTCTCGTGCGCGATGCGGCTCGTCTCGGCGGGATCGTCTCCGCCGTGCAGATTGTCGAACTTCGCACCGGTGAACTTGGTGGGCCGATGGAACGGGCGGTGCTCGTCTGTCACCCCGCCATGATTCCGTATTCGCCCCGCAGCCGCAGGGTGGGCGGGCGCGGAGCAAAGGACCGGTAGATTGGTGGTCGCGCCCCTCTAGCTCAGTTGGTAGAGCATCGGACTTTTAATCCGCGGGTCGCCGGTTCGAGCCCGGCGGGGGGCACCTTGGCCGAGCCGCTGTCTCGCCCTGGCAGCCGGCGCACTCCGCTTCTGGGCGCCCGGTGATCTGTGTCTTCAGGGTGTCGCAATTCACGCAATTGGCGCATATCCGAACACGATTCTTCTATGGCCGCCACCACGCCGCCGCCCAGCTGCTGGGCCTGGCGGGTTGCACCACGATGCGGGAATGATTGTGACGGGACCCGTGTTCGATATCTATGCAAACGCATACAACAGTCGATCGGTCGGACCGACCGGCGCACCTGGAGGGTTGACCCCATGCAGTTCGGCATCTTCTCGGTCAGCGACATCACTCGCGACCCCGTCACCGGCATCACCCCGAGCGAAGCCGAGCGCATCGAGGCGGTCGTGCAGATGGCCGTCAAGGCCGAGGAGGTGGGTCTCGACGTCTTCGCCATCGGCGAGCACCACAACCCGCCGTTCTTCTCCTCCTCCCCCACCACGCTGCTCTCGCACATCGCCGCACTGACGAAGCGACTGGTGGTGACCACCTCAACGACACTGATCACGACGAACGACCCCGTGCGCATCGCCGAGGAGTACGCGATGCTGCAGCACCTGTCCAAGGGCCGCATGGACCTCATGCTGGGACGGGGCAACACCGCGCCGGTGTACCCGTGGTTCGGCCAGGACATCCGCCAGGGCCTGCCGCTCGCGCTCGAGCACTACAACCTGCTGCACAGGCTGTGGCGCGAAGACGTCGTCGACTGGGAGGGCCACTTCCGTACGCCGCTGCAGGGCTTCACGTCGACCCCGCGTCCCCTCGACGACGTGCCGCCGTTCGTCTGGCACGGCTCCATTCGCACCCCGGAGATCGCCGAGCAGGCTGCCTACTACGGCGACGGCTTCTTCGCGAACCACATCTTCTGGCCGCCGGAGCACACGCAGCGCATGGTCGAGTTCTACCGTCAGCGCTTCGAGCACTACGGCCACGGCACCGCCAAGCAGGCGATCGTCGGGCTCGGCGGTCAGACCTACATCGCGAAGACCTCGCAAGATGCCCGAGCCGAGTTCCGCCCTTACTTCGACGAGGCGCCCGTGTACGGCAACGGCCCCAGCATGGAGCAGTTCACCGAGATGACGCCGCTCACGGTCGGCAGCCCGCAGGAGGTCATCGACAAGACGCTCGGCTTCCGCGACTACGTCGGCGACTACCAGCGCCAGCTGTTCCTCGTGGACCACGCCGGACTTCCGATCGAGAAGGTGCTCGAGCAGATCGAGCTGCTCGGCAGTGAGGTCGTGCCCGTGCTGCGTCGCGAGTTCGAGTCGCTGCGCGACCCGGAGGTTCCGGATGCCCCGACCCACGCGAGCCTCGTGAAGGCCAAGTACGGCGACGCCGAGCCTCGGCAGCCCCGCCCGAACGCCAACCGCGGTGACAACGTGACAGGCGGCTCGCCGTACCAGGACACGGACGACGTCGAGACCTCCACCGAGGACGCGCCCTACGCCGGCGAGACGTTCGGTGAGGACGAGTGACATGACGACGCCCGAGACTCCCCGCACGTTCCGCCTCGCGGTCGTGAACGCGGGCATCAGCGATCCTTCGTCCACGAAACTGCTCGGCGACCGCATCGCCCAATCGGTGCGCGAGACGGCTGAGAGCAGAGGACACCGGGTGCAGATCACCACGATCGACCTGCGCGAGGTGCTGCCCGAGTTGTCGGGGGCACTGGCATCCGGTCTGCTGGGGCCGCGGTTCACCGCCGCCGTCGACGCGCTGCGCGACGCGGACGGCGTGATCGCGTCGACACCCGTGTACAAGGCCGGCCCGAGCGGGCTGTTCAGCTCGTTCTTCCAGGTGCTCGACAACGATCTGTTGATCGCGAAGCCGGTGGCGCTTGCTGCCACCGCGGGCACCGCCAGGCACGCGCTCGTCGTGGACGAGCAGCTGCGGTCGCTGTTCGCCTACCTTCGCGCGTTGAGCGTTCCGACGTCGGTCTTCGCCTCGACGGAGGACTGGCAGGACAAGGCGCTGGGCTCGCGGGTGGACCGCGCCGCGTTCGAGCTGCTGCTGCTCATGGAGAGCGGGTTCGAGAAGGACGTGCGGGGCGACAGCTGGCGCCGGTATCAGCACGAGTACGGCAGCGCGGGCGGCACCGAGCTGGCGATCGACCTCGACAGCGATCTCATGCGGCTCGCGACCGGCGGATCACTCAAACCGACGAACTCCGCGATCGAGGGCATCGACGAGGGCTGAAGCCCCGCGGCCGACACGCTGCCGAGTCGAGGTAGGAAAAAGGGCAGCGCCCGGCGACGTCGAGTGGCTAGTATAGGCGGCATCCCTCGATGAGAGAGCGCTCTCACACATTCACGGACGAAGGCGACTCGTGACTGGTTCGGAATCATCGTTCACCCGCAGGCAGCTGTTCGGAGCGGCCGGAGCCGTGGCACTGGGCGGTCTCACGGCGACGACGCTCGCCGGGTGCACCGCGCCCGTCGCACCGACGGCATCCACCTGGACCCCGCCCGCCACGCCGATGCGTTTTCCCAAGGGCTACGTGTGGGGCGCCGCGACCAGCGCCTACCAGATCGAGGGCGCGTGGAATGTGGACGGCAAGGGCCCCTCCATCTGGGACACGTTCTCGCAGGCGGGCCTCGGGCACATCGCCGACGGCTCGACCGGCGATGTCGCCGCCGATCACTATCACCGCTGGGAGGGCGACTTCGATCTGCTGAAGACGCTCGGCGTCGGCGCCTATCGGTTCTCGCTGTCGTGGCCGCGCATCCAGCCGACGGGCGCGGGCGCCGTCAACCAGAAGGGCCTCGACTTCTACAAGCAGCTGCTCGACGGGCTAGCCGAGCGCGACATCCGACCGGCCGTCACACTGTTCCACTGGGACCTGCCGCAGGCGCTGCAGGATGCCGGCGGCTGGCCGAGCCGCGACACCGCGAACCGCTTCGCCGACTATGCAGACATCGTGTTCGGGGCGTTCGGCGACATCGATGCGGAGTGGCTCACGCTCAACGAGCCGAAGACGCTCGCCTTCAACGGCTACTGGTACGGCAGCCACGCGCCCGGCATCATGGACCCGAATGCGGCGGCCGCGGCCGTGCATCATCAGCTGCTGGCCCACGGTCTCACCGTACAGGCGTTCGGCGCCCACAACGTGAAGGGACGCATCGGGCCGGTGCTCAACCTCACGCCGGTGACGCCGACCGATCCTGCGGCCAAGGATCAGACCGAGAACGTCGACGCCGTGCAGAACCGGCTCTTCCTCGACCCGGTGCTCAAGGGCAGCTACCCCACGAACGCCATCGGCACCGAGAACGGTCAGCTCCCCGCCGATCCCGACCAGTTCGCCGCGCTCGTGCGCGACGGCGACCTGGCAACGATCTCCTCCCCCATCGGGATGCTCGGCGTCAACTACTACGGAGTGGCGGGCGTCGACCTCAACGGCACGATGGTGAAGATTCACAAGACCTCGAGCGCAACCTGGCAGCAGATCTGGGCACCCGGTCTGTACACGCTGCTCACGCGCATCAAGCGGGATTACAAGAAGGTGCCGATCATCATCACCGAGAACGGCATTCCCGACGACCCGATGCAGAACGGGCTGAACGACAGCGCACGCATCGACTACCTGCGCAGCCACTTCCAGCAGGCGGCCCGCGCGATCGAGGCAGGCGTGCCGCTCGAGGGCCATTACGTGTGGGCACTGATCGACAACTTCGAGTGGGCTGAGGGCTATACGGAGCGCTTCGGGCTGGTGAACGTGAACTTCGACACCCAGAAGCGCTCGCCGAAGAAGAGCTTCGACTGGTACCGCGGCGTCATCGCGAAGAACGCGGTGGCGCCGAAGTAGCGCCCGCAACCTCCAGGTCGAGCCCGTTCTCGAGGTACGAGAAGGATCGATCGATGAGCTCGGCCATGTCGCCATCGGGGTCGTCGGTGAGTTGCGCGAGCACCGCGAACATGCAGCCGATGATCGCGCCGGCAACGGTCCTCACCTCATAGTCGTCTGCCGACCTTCCGACCCGATCGGCGATGGCCGAGGTCAACAGGAGCATCGCCTGCGAGAGCTGATCCAGCAGTGCTCCACGCAGAACGGGAACGCCGACCACGAGGGCGAGCCGCTCACGCTGTTCCTCGCGCTGCTCGTCCGTCAGACCGGACATGGCCTCTCGCAGAGCGGCCCGCATCGCCGCGACCGGGCCGGTTCCTGGCGGCTGCGCCTCGAACGCCGCGATGATCGCCGGATCGAAGTCGTCGAAGAGCACGACCGATTCCTTCGTCGGAAAGTAGCGGAAGAACGTGCTCTCCGACACCTCGGCGGCGTCGATGATCTGGTCGATGGTCGTGGCGTCGTAGCCCTGCTCGGTGAACAGCCTCAGCGCGTGCGACTGGATGGACGCTCGCGTTCGCGCCTTCTTGCGCTCGCGAAGACCCGGTCTCGGCACGTCATCGGTTCGATTCGGCATGCGTGGCACCTCGCTTCGTCGTTGTCGCGGACGGCGTTCCTGTTTCGGCCGGCCTCGGTCCTGGAAGGATCACCACTGCCATGATGGCCCCGACCGCGGCGATGGCTGCTGAGACGAGCAGCGAAACGGTCATGCCGTGCGTGAACGCTGTGCGCACGGCGTTCGCGAGCTCGGAAGAGTGCAGCCGTGCCGCCAGCGTCACACCGGCGTAGACGCTGGATTTCACCTCTGCCACCACGCTCTGATGGGCGGCCAGCACGGGCAGCTCGCTCAGCGAACGCATGAGCTGCGCCGAATATGCGGCGGCCACGATGCTGCCGAGGATGGCCGTTCCCAGTGGCGCGCTCGTCTTCTGCAGCGCCTGCACGACTCCGGAACCGACACCGCTGCGCTCGGCCGTGAGCTGCGACACGGCGGCCGACATCGCTGCAGTCAGGGCCAGCCCCGCCCCGGCGCAGACGATCCCCATCCAGATCGCGATGTACACCTCGCCGGTCGATCCGACGGTGAAGGAACCGAGCACGGAGCCGATCGCGATGACGACGAAGCCGATCGTCACCGTCGCCTTGAAGCCGATCGCCGAGCTGATCCGGCCCGCAGGCAGCGCCCCGACCAGCATGCCGCCCACGAAGGGAAGCAGTCGCAGCCCTGACACGAAGACGTCGACGCCCTGGACCGCCTGGAAGAACTGCGGCATCACGAAGAGCATCCCGACCATCCCCATGCCCGCCACGCCGGCGAGGATCGCCCCGCCCGCGAACGCCCTGGACCGGAACAGCCGGGTGTCGACGAGCGGGGATCCCCCTCTGCGCGTCAACGCGATCTCCCAGAACACGAACCCGGCCAGCACCGCAGCCCCGATCGCGAGACAGGCGAGTGCCGCGGCATCCGACCAGCCGTTCTGGCCGGCCTCGATGATGCCATAGGTGAACACGACGAGACCGGCGACCGAGGAGAGCATGCCCACCACGTCGATCCCCGGACGCTCGGTCGCACGCGACTCCGGGATGAGCAGGGCGACCGCGAGCATCCCGACGGCGACGACGGGAACGTTGAGCAAGAAGACCCAGCCCCACCAGAGGTTGGCGAGCATCCATCCGCCGACGATCGGCCCGAGCGGAAGAGACAGGAAATTCGCCGCGGCGAAGACCCCGACGGCCTTCGGCCTCGTCGCCTCATCGAAGAACACGGTGACGGCCGTGAGCGCCATGACGGCGATACCCGCGCCGGCGAGTCCCATCAGCAGTCGGGCGATCAGGAACTCCTCCGGCGACGTCGAGTACGCGCAGAGCGCGGAGCCCACTCCGAACACGAGAAGAGACACCAGGAGAACCTTCTTGCGGCCGAAGCGGTCGCCCAGAAGGCCGACGGGGAGAACGGCGGCCGCGAGCATGAGCAGAT from Humibacter ginsenosidimutans harbors:
- a CDS encoding DNA-directed RNA polymerase subunit beta; the encoded protein is MTDEHRPFHRPTKFTGAKFDNLHGGDDPAETSRIAHETAAALLERVRRHPDPEIVSRLVSYTDDNGIDAIAELWSRAGAFSLPGALWRIYLLRLAIREDPHATSLQFQRGSETLQSIDSVVAGAETPTGPSEIIELADRILRGVFEGDFAVALERAAAFCRVSAVGCTSLADDAEPTEPERASVLTIRALRFSEFASELTTAASLWRSDSLD
- the pstB gene encoding phosphate ABC transporter ATP-binding protein PstB; translation: MSKRINVNDLNVYYSEFLAVEDVSMTIEPRTVTAFIGPSGCGKSTFLRTLNRMHEVIPGAHVKGEVLIDGDNLYAPGVDPVLVRRQVGMVFQRANPFPTMSIRDNVLAGVKLNSRRMSKSDQDDLVETSLQGANLWNEVKDRLHLPGSGLSGGQQQRLCIARAIAVSPDILLMDEPCSALDPISTLAIEDLIEELKKEYTIVIVTHNMQQATRVSDRTAFFNIAGTGRPGKLIEYDDTATIFTKPSVQATEDYVSGRFG
- a CDS encoding CE1759 family FMN reductase; the protein is MTTPETPRTFRLAVVNAGISDPSSTKLLGDRIAQSVRETAESRGHRVQITTIDLREVLPELSGALASGLLGPRFTAAVDALRDADGVIASTPVYKAGPSGLFSSFFQVLDNDLLIAKPVALAATAGTARHALVVDEQLRSLFAYLRALSVPTSVFASTEDWQDKALGSRVDRAAFELLLLMESGFEKDVRGDSWRRYQHEYGSAGGTELAIDLDSDLMRLATGGSLKPTNSAIEGIDEG
- a CDS encoding GH1 family beta-glucosidase translates to MTGSESSFTRRQLFGAAGAVALGGLTATTLAGCTAPVAPTASTWTPPATPMRFPKGYVWGAATSAYQIEGAWNVDGKGPSIWDTFSQAGLGHIADGSTGDVAADHYHRWEGDFDLLKTLGVGAYRFSLSWPRIQPTGAGAVNQKGLDFYKQLLDGLAERDIRPAVTLFHWDLPQALQDAGGWPSRDTANRFADYADIVFGAFGDIDAEWLTLNEPKTLAFNGYWYGSHAPGIMDPNAAAAAVHHQLLAHGLTVQAFGAHNVKGRIGPVLNLTPVTPTDPAAKDQTENVDAVQNRLFLDPVLKGSYPTNAIGTENGQLPADPDQFAALVRDGDLATISSPIGMLGVNYYGVAGVDLNGTMVKIHKTSSATWQQIWAPGLYTLLTRIKRDYKKVPIIITENGIPDDPMQNGLNDSARIDYLRSHFQQAARAIEAGVPLEGHYVWALIDNFEWAEGYTERFGLVNVNFDTQKRSPKKSFDWYRGVIAKNAVAPK
- a CDS encoding LLM class flavin-dependent oxidoreductase, yielding MQFGIFSVSDITRDPVTGITPSEAERIEAVVQMAVKAEEVGLDVFAIGEHHNPPFFSSSPTTLLSHIAALTKRLVVTTSTTLITTNDPVRIAEEYAMLQHLSKGRMDLMLGRGNTAPVYPWFGQDIRQGLPLALEHYNLLHRLWREDVVDWEGHFRTPLQGFTSTPRPLDDVPPFVWHGSIRTPEIAEQAAYYGDGFFANHIFWPPEHTQRMVEFYRQRFEHYGHGTAKQAIVGLGGQTYIAKTSQDARAEFRPYFDEAPVYGNGPSMEQFTEMTPLTVGSPQEVIDKTLGFRDYVGDYQRQLFLVDHAGLPIEKVLEQIELLGSEVVPVLRREFESLRDPEVPDAPTHASLVKAKYGDAEPRQPRPNANRGDNVTGGSPYQDTDDVETSTEDAPYAGETFGEDE
- a CDS encoding acyltransferase family protein; its protein translation is MSAHSYSEVAPLPAPTQGRRHLAGLDGLRALAVLAVIAYHYAPAGMPGGFIGVDVFFVISGFLITGLLVGSIGRREPMGRFWLRRARRLLPALVIVVLVCSTAALFVGGDVLAGIGSQIGGAFTFSSNWVYIALDQSYFTADAPQLFRNLWSLAVEEQFYLLWPLLAVLLLTRMPRRGRAILPIVLAFVSVLLMVVLYPQGGDPSRVYYGTDTHFFGLALGAALALMLDGSARWDPYGTESGGERFTRRWAPAIGVLALALLAVYAVFVPDTSPFNYDGGLLLVSLLAAALVWSVTRSGSVLGRVLDMRPLRAIGVRSYGLYLWHWPVFVLVTAAFAVRTDASPWTVSLIALAISAVATWLSYRFIETPVRTKGFGVLSRPFSGAWRGRPALLAATGAASVLLVVGVVGTSAAAIEGTKGTAAQQQIEAGQRAIEQARRSPPPAPTAPPSGRTGSTPAPLPSKPAPASSPSAAPATVTPPTPRDGSQISAIGDSVMLASAPALVQAFPGIDIDAVVSRSPRDAPGILAQKAKAGTLRSTVIIGLGTNGYLGTGTLDRDLAAVGPDRRIVFVNIYADRPWLGEVDDDLAAFVTAHPNTTALADWHDAIASHVNLLGPDHIHPGGEGGVLYASCVASALDRLR
- the pstA gene encoding phosphate ABC transporter permease PstA; protein product: MTQATVSNGRRPRGPVPNALTSAQLPRFVELYTLAGALAVSAAVLAMTGFSIAGWLILSAPLYLVGIGILSTVVESRRKATDRVIRGLVTIAFLLALIPLISVLITVVTGGAPALTWDFITKTGGSVFDPKTLKVTVVQGAWAAVVGTLIITGITSLISIPIGIMAAIYLVEYAQPKQWMARTITFLVDVMTGIPSIVAGLFAFALFTLIVGPKAFSGFSASVALSVLMIPIVIRSTEEMLKLVSHDLREASFALGVSKFSTIVRIVLPTAIAGIITGVMLAISRVIGETAPIFIAASFTDNLNVNPFANPMQTLAVMAYSNYKFPSQNIAESFQSAWGAALLLVILVVILNLIARIVARVFAPKGLR
- the pstC gene encoding phosphate ABC transporter permease subunit PstC; its protein translation is MKSRPADRIFRFLSTGSAGLIMVILAGVALFLIIKAAPAIGANWSTSQDLSGGTTHGFSSFWSYVGPLLWGTLWSSLIALVLGAPVAIGIALFISHYAPRRLAGILGYLVDLLAAVPSVVFGLWGIFVIRPFIIPFQDWLNQYLGWIPLFSGQASRTGSTMLAGGIVVAVMILPIITSISREIFLQTPRLHEEAALALGSTKWEMIRLAVFPYARSGVVSAVLLGLGRAMGETMAIAMIVSPMIGFSVRIITDTQNSQTIAANAALNFPESNPLQRDALIATGLALFVISFGVNFVARWIIARTGGLSKRKLKAVGQLPPTDPTSALTDDATASPLHVRSEIAAEDLETGDDRSELSLEENPDR